Proteins encoded together in one Myxococcales bacterium window:
- a CDS encoding heavy-metal-associated domain-containing protein, giving the protein MTVVELDIQGMTCGGCVQAVKNVLGRVPHAESFDVSLGHAVLRFGSAWDGAVEPAIAAVERAGFAATVAGPR; this is encoded by the coding sequence ATGACGGTCGTCGAGCTGGATATTCAAGGAATGACGTGCGGCGGATGCGTCCAGGCGGTGAAGAACGTGCTCGGTCGCGTGCCCCACGCCGAGTCGTTCGACGTGAGCCTCGGTCACGCGGTACTGCGATTCGGTTCAGCCTGGGACGGCGCCGTAGAGCCGGCCATCGCGGCGGTGGAGCGCGCGGGGTTCGCCGCTACGGTCGCGGGTCCTCGGTAG
- a CDS encoding acetylornithine/succinylornithine family transaminase — protein sequence MPTNAELLDLAKTYLYGNYRPAPFVLTRGKGCEVWDVEGKRYLDMAAGVAVCAVGHAHPKYVARIAEQVARLGHVSNWFYNDENIFLAKELAEKSGLARSLFCNSGAEANEALLKLARRHAFNRGDSARTKLLAFDNAFHGRTMGALSLTGTPKYREGFGEVPGIVHVPYGDLDAVKRVLDASFAGVVVEPVQGEGGVLPAPAAFLEGLREACDAVGALLLVDEVQTGVGRTGTWFGFQQTAVKPDAIALAKGLGGGFPIGAIVTSEALGGALPPGTHGSTYGGNPLACAAARAVIAILEEENLVEGAREKGDHLAGELRALVAELPNVCELERGQGLIRGLMLRPGYVARDVVAKAALSGLLLTGAGERVLRFVPPLVVTKSELSEAVKMLRGVLTSL from the coding sequence ATGCCCACGAACGCCGAGCTCCTCGACCTCGCCAAGACGTATCTCTACGGAAATTACCGCCCCGCGCCCTTCGTGCTCACGCGCGGAAAGGGCTGCGAGGTGTGGGACGTCGAAGGCAAGCGTTACCTCGACATGGCCGCGGGCGTCGCCGTCTGCGCGGTCGGCCACGCGCACCCCAAGTACGTCGCGCGTATCGCGGAGCAGGTCGCGCGCCTCGGGCACGTGTCGAACTGGTTTTACAACGACGAGAACATCTTCCTCGCGAAGGAGCTCGCCGAGAAGTCGGGCCTCGCGCGCTCGCTCTTCTGCAACTCGGGGGCCGAGGCCAACGAGGCGCTCCTCAAGCTCGCGCGCCGGCACGCGTTCAATCGGGGCGACTCGGCCCGCACGAAGCTGCTCGCCTTCGACAACGCGTTCCACGGGCGCACCATGGGCGCGCTGAGCCTCACGGGGACGCCCAAGTACCGAGAAGGATTCGGAGAAGTGCCCGGGATCGTGCACGTCCCGTACGGGGACCTCGACGCGGTGAAGCGTGTGCTCGACGCCTCGTTCGCCGGCGTCGTGGTGGAGCCGGTGCAAGGCGAGGGCGGCGTGCTCCCGGCACCCGCGGCCTTCCTCGAGGGCTTGCGTGAGGCATGCGACGCCGTGGGCGCGCTCCTCCTGGTGGACGAGGTGCAGACCGGCGTCGGTCGTACGGGGACGTGGTTCGGCTTCCAGCAGACGGCCGTGAAGCCCGACGCGATCGCGCTCGCGAAGGGCCTCGGCGGAGGATTCCCCATCGGCGCGATCGTGACGAGCGAGGCCCTCGGCGGAGCGCTCCCTCCGGGCACGCACGGCTCTACGTACGGTGGAAACCCGCTCGCGTGCGCGGCCGCGCGAGCCGTGATCGCCATCCTCGAAGAAGAGAACCTCGTCGAAGGCGCGCGCGAGAAGGGCGACCACCTCGCGGGCGAGCTCCGGGCCCTCGTCGCCGAGCTTCCGAACGTGTGCGAGCTCGAGCGCGGTCAGGGCCTCATTCGCGGGCTCATGCTGCGTCCGGGGTACGTCGCGCGTGACGTGGTGGCCAAAGCCGCGCTCTCGGGGCTCTTGCTCACGGGCGCCGGGGAGCGTGTGCTCCGTTTCGTGCCGCCGCTCGTCGTGACGAAATCGGAGCTCTCGGAGGCCGTGAAGATGCTCCGCGGCGTGCTGACCTCGCTCTGA
- a CDS encoding protein kinase, which translates to MADKSQTDAANPAARVGQVIKGKWTIEALLGVGGMAAVYSAVHRNSTRAALKILHADFAREKTVVERFLREAYVSNKVGHPATVQVQDDDVTENGEPYLVMELLEGETVRDAWKKCGRTMPVVRVLQIAERVLDCLVACHAINVIHRDLKPANIFITDIGDIKVLDFGVAQMRDATSERTATGTALGTPAYMSPEQAMGLVDQLDGRADLFSVGAMIHALVTGHRINNGRTEQEALVMAATKPVPSVARLAPNLPLEVIALTDKSLQWDRRNRFADAGEMQAAVLEALAKQGGEPLTYGGAAARRGKGPAGPAQPQPVPQAPQPVPANEPSHGGTSGSSPQANAPLASGSHVAARGDGSGAKPAPAKPAPAPAVAAPEVAENDPRVQGVKDLFRHFDRVLPSVRQFGWQHPATDRALRTAHDAFRDSLMREPELMKFTVRPYSFVVFGHNVWEPQAPYDSIPYNLFACGIREMRIGATITLEELRECLTLMSLDPGRDLPPEDDIAAAFWEKNLPSVSYECAEAFAEGDAGEREAFFEEADQLEQQAENATRQNVSRIETRTMAISTDKNALVAPRTQSVLALDEVVKGAMLSQFEMSRDQWADRFVDCLVDGFLDAAANRDAPLVLASLRKSGQDLVVAGRVDVLVQLYNTVVERVGHRVSNAENQRKLAMVLTSAMFGGETFDLVIRKLRDDPSRVDVFLPIIALLPPSEIPVVQAALREPSPPQVRSLLVGYLERHLAGREGEIAQVALGADSEVAAAIVGLLGRAGTPAARQALGSLAQTDDVNVRVEARILMMGSPDQAVGEVSRMLDNPSALVRMAALRAMIRYGLRGAWVAVQRVVQSKPFFDLGSDERKELLRALFILGADRGEPMLIELVKKGGVLASESRESTRAIACEVLGDFSRSRLAIAALNEVFASRWGTAEETRQAATAALAKIAARVEGGSPS; encoded by the coding sequence GTGGCGGACAAATCCCAGACGGACGCGGCAAACCCGGCAGCCCGGGTCGGCCAAGTCATCAAGGGAAAGTGGACGATCGAGGCCTTGCTGGGCGTCGGTGGTATGGCGGCCGTGTATTCCGCCGTGCACCGCAACAGCACGCGCGCCGCCCTCAAGATCCTCCACGCCGACTTCGCGCGTGAGAAGACCGTCGTCGAGCGCTTCCTCCGCGAGGCCTACGTCTCGAACAAGGTCGGTCACCCGGCCACGGTGCAAGTCCAAGACGACGACGTCACCGAGAACGGCGAGCCGTACCTCGTCATGGAGCTGCTCGAGGGCGAGACCGTCCGCGACGCGTGGAAGAAGTGCGGCCGCACGATGCCCGTGGTCCGCGTCCTCCAGATCGCCGAGCGCGTGCTCGACTGCCTCGTCGCGTGCCACGCGATCAACGTCATCCACCGCGATCTCAAGCCCGCGAACATCTTCATCACCGACATCGGTGACATCAAAGTGCTCGACTTCGGCGTCGCCCAGATGCGCGACGCGACGAGCGAGCGCACCGCGACCGGCACCGCCCTCGGCACGCCCGCGTACATGTCGCCCGAGCAGGCCATGGGCCTCGTCGACCAGCTCGACGGCCGCGCCGACCTCTTCTCCGTCGGCGCGATGATCCACGCGCTCGTCACCGGCCACCGCATCAACAACGGGCGAACCGAGCAAGAAGCGCTCGTCATGGCCGCCACGAAGCCCGTGCCCTCCGTCGCGCGCCTCGCGCCGAACCTCCCCCTCGAGGTCATCGCCCTGACGGACAAGTCGCTCCAGTGGGATCGGCGTAACCGCTTCGCCGACGCCGGCGAGATGCAAGCCGCGGTGCTCGAGGCGCTCGCGAAACAGGGCGGTGAGCCGCTCACGTACGGAGGCGCGGCCGCGCGCCGTGGCAAGGGGCCCGCAGGTCCCGCGCAACCGCAGCCGGTTCCGCAAGCCCCGCAGCCCGTACCGGCGAACGAGCCTTCGCACGGCGGCACGAGTGGATCGTCGCCGCAAGCCAACGCTCCGCTCGCCTCCGGCTCTCACGTCGCCGCCCGAGGCGATGGTAGCGGCGCCAAGCCCGCACCTGCCAAGCCCGCGCCCGCGCCGGCCGTCGCCGCGCCCGAGGTCGCCGAGAACGATCCGCGTGTCCAGGGCGTCAAAGATCTCTTCCGGCACTTCGACCGCGTTCTACCGAGCGTACGTCAGTTCGGATGGCAGCACCCCGCGACCGACCGGGCGCTCCGCACCGCGCACGACGCCTTCCGGGATTCGCTCATGCGCGAGCCCGAGCTCATGAAGTTCACGGTGCGCCCGTACTCGTTCGTCGTGTTCGGGCACAACGTGTGGGAGCCTCAGGCCCCGTACGACTCGATCCCGTACAACCTCTTCGCCTGCGGCATCCGCGAAATGCGCATCGGCGCCACCATCACGCTCGAAGAGCTCCGCGAGTGCCTCACGCTCATGAGCCTCGATCCGGGCCGCGATCTCCCCCCCGAGGACGACATCGCCGCCGCGTTCTGGGAGAAGAACCTTCCGAGCGTGAGCTACGAGTGCGCCGAAGCGTTCGCCGAGGGCGACGCCGGGGAGCGCGAGGCCTTCTTCGAAGAGGCCGATCAGCTCGAGCAGCAAGCCGAGAACGCCACGCGGCAGAACGTCAGCCGCATCGAGACGCGCACCATGGCGATCTCGACCGACAAAAACGCGCTCGTCGCGCCTCGGACCCAGAGCGTGCTCGCGCTCGACGAGGTCGTGAAAGGTGCGATGTTGAGCCAGTTCGAGATGAGCCGCGACCAGTGGGCCGACAGGTTCGTCGACTGCTTGGTCGATGGCTTCCTCGACGCCGCCGCCAACCGCGACGCGCCCCTCGTGCTCGCTTCGCTGCGCAAGTCGGGGCAAGACTTGGTGGTCGCGGGGCGCGTGGACGTGCTCGTGCAGCTCTACAACACGGTGGTCGAGCGGGTGGGGCACCGTGTGTCGAACGCCGAGAACCAGCGCAAGCTCGCGATGGTGCTCACGAGCGCGATGTTCGGAGGCGAGACCTTCGACCTCGTGATCCGGAAGCTGCGCGACGATCCCTCTCGGGTCGACGTGTTCCTCCCCATCATCGCGCTCCTCCCGCCGTCGGAGATCCCGGTCGTGCAGGCGGCGCTGCGCGAGCCCTCCCCTCCGCAGGTGAGGTCGCTCCTCGTGGGGTACCTCGAGCGTCACCTCGCGGGGCGCGAGGGCGAGATCGCTCAAGTGGCCCTCGGCGCCGACTCCGAGGTCGCCGCGGCGATCGTCGGCCTGCTCGGGCGCGCGGGCACCCCGGCCGCTCGCCAGGCGCTCGGGAGCCTCGCCCAGACGGACGACGTGAACGTGCGGGTCGAGGCGCGGATCCTGATGATGGGGTCGCCCGATCAAGCGGTGGGCGAGGTGTCGCGCATGCTGGACAACCCGTCGGCGCTGGTTCGCATGGCGGCGCTCCGAGCGATGATTCGCTACGGCCTCCGCGGCGCGTGGGTGGCCGTGCAGAGGGTCGTCCAGTCGAAGCCCTTCTTCGATCTCGGGAGCGACGAGCGCAAGGAGCTCCTGCGGGCGCTGTTCATCCTCGGCGCCGATCGTGGTGAGCCCATGCTGATCGAGCTCGTCAAGAAGGGTGGAGTGCTCGCGTCCGAGTCGCGTGAGTCGACCCGCGCCATCGCGTGCGAGGTCCTCGGAGACTTCTCGCGCTCGAGGCTCGCGATCGCCGCCCTCAACGAGGTCTTCGCCTCTCGCTGGGGCACGGCCGAAGAGACACGTCAGGCCGCGACCGCCGCGCTCGCCAAGATCGCGGCGCGCGTCGAAGGAGGTTCACCGTCATGA
- a CDS encoding RluA family pseudouridine synthase: MHEVKVPDELDGARLDKALAALVPGASRARVKAAIAEGGVRVNGRRMPKGGVVGAGDTLTVELGDFSAPESPPVPEDAPLDVRYASPAMLVVDKPAGQPSAPLRHGETGTLVNALVFHYPETLGVGYGVREPGLLHRLDNDTSGLLLVARTAAAFDELRDALKGGAIVKEYLLICREEGLPDEGTIAFPLTNHPKDQRRVYACVHPRDVIRYTPREASTDYVVLSRKDGLALVRVVVSRALRHQIRAHFAAIGHPLVGDALYGGDPIPGLARHALHASRIALETGTPGLSFDVTSDLPPELAALV; the protein is encoded by the coding sequence ATCCATGAAGTAAAGGTACCTGACGAGCTCGACGGAGCCCGCCTCGACAAGGCCCTCGCCGCGCTCGTTCCCGGTGCTTCGCGCGCCCGCGTGAAGGCGGCCATCGCCGAGGGAGGCGTCCGGGTCAACGGGCGCCGTATGCCCAAGGGTGGGGTCGTCGGCGCCGGCGATACGCTCACCGTCGAGCTCGGCGACTTTTCGGCTCCCGAGTCTCCTCCGGTCCCCGAGGACGCTCCCCTCGACGTGCGCTACGCCTCACCCGCGATGCTCGTGGTCGACAAACCTGCGGGCCAGCCCTCGGCGCCCCTCCGCCACGGCGAGACGGGCACGCTCGTCAACGCGCTCGTCTTCCACTACCCCGAGACGCTCGGCGTCGGTTACGGCGTGCGCGAGCCGGGCCTGCTCCACCGCCTCGACAACGACACGTCGGGGCTCCTGCTCGTCGCGCGCACCGCGGCGGCGTTCGACGAGCTCCGCGACGCGTTGAAAGGCGGCGCGATCGTCAAAGAGTACCTGCTCATCTGCCGTGAAGAGGGCCTCCCCGACGAGGGCACCATCGCGTTCCCGCTCACGAATCACCCCAAAGACCAGCGCCGCGTCTACGCGTGCGTGCACCCACGGGACGTGATCCGTTACACCCCTCGTGAGGCCTCGACCGACTACGTCGTGCTCTCTCGGAAAGACGGGCTCGCTCTCGTGCGCGTCGTCGTGTCCCGCGCGCTGCGGCACCAGATCCGAGCCCACTTCGCCGCCATCGGCCATCCCCTCGTGGGAGATGCTCTCTACGGCGGAGATCCCATCCCCGGGCTCGCGCGGCACGCCCTCCACGCGTCGCGCATCGCCCTCGAGACGGGCACCCCGGGCCTCTCGTTCGACGTGACGAGCGACCTCCCTCCCGAGCTCGCCGCGCTCGTCTGA
- a CDS encoding serine/threonine protein kinase: MRCQTPIAPGTVVCPSCRSLQPSRRKAPLVGPGTRIDRGFGTYVVESRLGAGAMGVVWKAWLFYAPGGPHAGKAPHLVALKQLKHHGSLHNQFTTFFLREADALRRLSHPNVVGFYELFEWVPAESSAGPSSVGSTLTLALEYVDGGTLEDVIARHVARAKLAGPAGLPGVPFRRAWHYVEQLLGALSATHALDIVHRDVKPSNVLIRNDGIVKLTDYGIARVAPPTAEEAKNAPGTGAYMSPEQVLGQPLDGRSDLYSAGIVLYETLTGRLPFPTADRSEYEVRRDQVETAHPPVRRYLPQAPPVLEALFARALAKDPNARFRTAHEMGEAFRAAFGIAPSPTWQAQKDLSDLAKATASKSGTAKMQAARDALVRGYRTMGMPQPGAH; encoded by the coding sequence GTGCGCTGCCAAACCCCGATCGCCCCCGGAACGGTGGTGTGCCCGTCGTGCCGGTCGCTCCAGCCGTCGCGCCGAAAGGCCCCGCTCGTAGGCCCGGGCACGCGCATCGACAGAGGCTTCGGGACGTACGTCGTCGAGAGTCGCCTCGGCGCCGGCGCCATGGGCGTCGTGTGGAAGGCATGGCTCTTTTACGCGCCCGGAGGTCCCCACGCTGGAAAGGCCCCGCACCTCGTCGCGCTGAAGCAGCTCAAGCATCACGGGAGCCTGCACAACCAGTTCACCACGTTCTTCTTGCGCGAGGCCGACGCCCTCCGGCGCCTCTCCCACCCGAACGTGGTCGGGTTCTACGAGCTCTTCGAGTGGGTGCCTGCCGAGTCGAGCGCGGGGCCGTCGAGCGTGGGCTCTACCCTCACGCTCGCGCTCGAGTACGTCGACGGCGGGACGCTCGAGGACGTCATCGCCCGCCACGTCGCTCGCGCCAAGCTCGCCGGCCCGGCGGGGCTCCCCGGAGTGCCTTTTCGTCGCGCCTGGCACTACGTCGAGCAGCTCTTGGGCGCCCTCTCCGCGACCCACGCCCTCGACATCGTGCACCGCGACGTGAAGCCCTCGAACGTGCTCATCCGGAACGACGGCATCGTGAAGCTGACCGACTACGGCATCGCGCGCGTAGCGCCGCCGACCGCCGAAGAGGCGAAGAACGCCCCCGGGACGGGCGCGTACATGTCACCGGAGCAGGTGCTCGGGCAACCGCTCGACGGCCGAAGCGACCTCTACTCGGCCGGCATCGTCCTCTACGAGACGCTGACCGGGAGGCTGCCCTTCCCGACCGCCGATCGCAGCGAGTACGAGGTGCGCCGCGATCAAGTCGAGACCGCGCATCCCCCCGTTCGCCGCTATCTGCCGCAAGCGCCCCCCGTGCTCGAGGCGCTTTTCGCGCGAGCGCTCGCGAAGGATCCGAACGCACGATTTCGGACCGCACACGAGATGGGCGAGGCGTTTCGGGCAGCGTTCGGCATCGCGCCCTCCCCAACCTGGCAAGCGCAGAAGGATCTGTCCGACCTCGCGAAGGCGACCGCATCGAAGAGCGGCACGGCCAAGATGCAGGCCGCGCGCGACGCCCTCGTTCGAGGGTACCGCACGATGGGTATGCCCCAACCCGGGGCACACTAA
- a CDS encoding HAD-IC family P-type ATPase, with product MSTSPEGQGSLDRTADPPRVSGVERTAAPPRVLRKTEEPPAALGAPSTLEAPAAAPSSREVSADSGPRARVASEPDGTAARDIDEPDEDDSPETGARPTMRSSPAAAEVAPVRVLPAAVPREAVGEAEPASITYMSEGDEPPASDPAMVETEPVSLPAPLTLRSTSAPASVAPVSRAEPSGGGVLVPLLTIALGVATFVAPLAGFSSLYLRLGLSFLGALAFAVWARTKPRTFAGGESLVSVVAPLGLVAVGAFAVMRGSSQAGVVVSTAGAALAFEVLAHLLVVRAESDVRAFADDLAALLDGDARRRSGGGAPPSVVPAKLLRLGDVVVVREGETLVVDGVVERGTAVVLPWVNATTEATRRAGDAVIAGLRVVSGELEVLATAVGRERLAARPFVGKESSGLFGLLRTWTPRSLPLVCVLVGAAELASNASSIVVVAASLAAGSALSIVGALATLSQSIARAHHDALASGIVFRDPRALEVAGMTDVAVLCSRGTVLMGEPEVIATRSVVPAYPQGRILALASASEASFGTPAAKALAGAAMAEGARQEPLRSVLRHEGLGVTSLLASGEPLVVGSRALLLKERISVAAAEDRVRELEGQGASVMLVAVGGKLVGFVGLQDALRPGARAAIQRLLEARVEPVLVSGETRETCETLARALDIEHVRPEVLPHDRADEVRSLGEGGHVVAVLGRATTDEGALAAADVSIALGSVGQVGDFSVVLASDDVRAAAHSLALARALRERARLGVVAAFAPTVVAVLGLGFGVMPFVLAPVAGFLSAALGLLVVRPLGATEDPRP from the coding sequence ATGTCGACGTCGCCGGAGGGGCAGGGCTCCCTGGATCGTACCGCCGATCCCCCGCGGGTCTCCGGTGTCGAGCGCACGGCGGCTCCGCCTCGTGTCCTTCGCAAGACGGAAGAGCCCCCCGCCGCGCTCGGTGCGCCCTCGACGCTCGAGGCACCGGCCGCGGCTCCCTCGAGCCGCGAGGTCTCGGCCGACTCGGGACCTCGCGCCCGGGTCGCGTCCGAGCCCGACGGGACCGCTGCGCGTGACATCGACGAGCCCGACGAGGACGACTCCCCGGAGACGGGCGCGCGCCCGACGATGCGCAGCTCTCCGGCAGCGGCCGAGGTCGCGCCCGTTCGGGTGTTGCCGGCCGCCGTCCCGAGAGAAGCCGTCGGAGAGGCCGAGCCCGCTTCCATCACCTACATGTCGGAGGGAGACGAGCCTCCGGCGTCGGATCCCGCGATGGTGGAGACCGAGCCCGTCTCGCTACCGGCTCCGCTCACGCTGCGGTCGACCTCGGCGCCCGCGTCGGTGGCTCCCGTCTCTCGCGCGGAGCCTTCTGGTGGTGGGGTTCTCGTTCCGCTGCTCACCATCGCGCTCGGTGTGGCCACGTTCGTCGCGCCGCTCGCCGGGTTTTCGAGCCTCTACCTGCGCCTCGGGCTCTCTTTCCTCGGCGCGCTCGCCTTCGCCGTGTGGGCACGCACCAAGCCGCGCACGTTCGCGGGGGGCGAGAGCCTCGTGTCGGTCGTCGCGCCGCTCGGCCTCGTCGCCGTCGGTGCCTTCGCCGTGATGCGTGGGTCGTCGCAAGCGGGGGTCGTCGTGAGCACGGCCGGTGCGGCGCTCGCCTTCGAGGTGCTCGCCCACTTGCTCGTCGTTCGTGCCGAGTCCGACGTCCGCGCCTTCGCCGACGATCTCGCCGCGCTCCTCGATGGCGACGCTCGTAGGCGAAGCGGAGGCGGAGCCCCGCCCTCGGTGGTCCCTGCGAAACTGCTTCGTTTGGGGGACGTCGTCGTCGTCCGTGAGGGCGAGACGCTCGTCGTCGACGGTGTGGTCGAACGTGGCACGGCCGTGGTGCTGCCCTGGGTGAACGCCACGACGGAGGCTACGCGTCGCGCCGGCGACGCCGTCATCGCGGGGCTCCGCGTCGTATCGGGCGAGCTCGAGGTGTTGGCGACGGCCGTCGGTCGCGAGCGCCTCGCCGCGCGTCCGTTCGTCGGAAAAGAATCGTCGGGGCTCTTCGGTCTCTTGCGCACATGGACCCCTCGCTCCCTCCCGCTCGTGTGTGTCCTCGTCGGCGCAGCCGAGCTCGCGAGCAACGCGTCGTCGATCGTGGTCGTGGCGGCGTCGCTCGCGGCGGGCTCGGCGCTCTCGATCGTCGGCGCGCTCGCGACGCTCTCGCAGTCGATCGCGCGAGCGCATCATGACGCGCTCGCGAGCGGGATCGTCTTTCGCGATCCGCGCGCGCTCGAGGTCGCCGGAATGACCGACGTCGCGGTGCTCTGCTCGCGAGGCACCGTGCTCATGGGGGAACCCGAGGTCATCGCGACTCGTTCGGTCGTGCCGGCGTATCCGCAGGGGCGGATCCTCGCGCTCGCTTCGGCCTCCGAGGCTTCGTTCGGCACCCCTGCGGCCAAGGCGTTGGCCGGCGCCGCGATGGCCGAGGGGGCGCGCCAGGAGCCGCTTCGGAGCGTCCTCCGGCACGAGGGGCTCGGGGTCACGTCGCTCCTCGCGAGCGGGGAGCCGCTGGTCGTCGGCAGCCGCGCCCTCCTGCTCAAAGAACGAATCAGCGTGGCGGCGGCCGAAGATCGCGTGCGCGAGCTCGAGGGGCAGGGGGCGAGCGTGATGCTCGTCGCGGTCGGCGGCAAGCTCGTCGGGTTCGTCGGGCTCCAAGATGCGCTCCGTCCCGGCGCGCGTGCGGCGATTCAGCGGCTCCTCGAGGCTCGTGTGGAGCCGGTGCTCGTGAGCGGTGAGACCCGCGAGACCTGCGAGACGCTCGCGCGCGCGCTCGACATCGAGCACGTGCGCCCCGAGGTGCTCCCGCATGATCGCGCCGACGAAGTGCGCTCCCTCGGGGAAGGCGGGCACGTCGTGGCGGTCCTCGGCCGGGCCACCACCGACGAGGGCGCGCTCGCGGCGGCGGACGTCTCGATCGCGCTCGGCTCTGTTGGCCAAGTAGGCGACTTTTCAGTAGTTTTGGCCTCTGACGACGTCCGCGCGGCCGCGCATAGCTTGGCGTTGGCGAGGGCCCTTCGCGAGCGCGCGCGGCTCGGGGTGGTGGCGGCGTTCGCGCCGACCGTCGTCGCGGTGCTCGGCCTCGGGTTCGGGGTGATGCCCTTCGTGCTCGCGCCGGTGGCGGGGTTCCTCTCGGCGGCGCTCGGGCTCCTCGTGGTTCGCCCGCTCGGCGCTACCGAGGACCCGCGACCGTAG
- a CDS encoding FIST C-terminal domain-containing protein has translation MTRFATATATDTALETALGRALDEARASLVVPPKLAVVFASQRYEGLSRMSHLLRAHLPGAAFVGGTGASCVFGPGAFAKVGISVSLLGGDDVEVTTRAVVPTNVELLEVVAAARDLQARSDQETPRGRGELCCLAFATSRHIVGDSLVAALKKGASARAQLAGGLLSHDDETSGGLVWSDGCDTSETAVVIAGLFTERAVGISARHGWSPIGRPHKVTRADGARLVTLDDRPAIDVWLEEARAHGAKLPESNVALYLASRYELAILGTEGHGRSEPIVRGSRHIHDDGSVDLFGSVPEGADVQLVTATEESMLAASRLAAKNALHGVDGRASGAMGLVCTGRTLVLGESYAKEPRGLAETLGVPFGGTAVNGEIALGHRDANGFYNSSAVVVAFPE, from the coding sequence ATGACTCGATTCGCGACGGCAACCGCGACGGATACGGCGCTCGAGACGGCCTTGGGCCGCGCGCTCGACGAGGCGCGCGCGTCGCTCGTGGTTCCGCCGAAGCTCGCCGTCGTCTTCGCGAGCCAGCGGTACGAGGGGCTCTCGCGCATGAGCCACCTCCTCCGCGCCCACCTCCCCGGGGCGGCCTTCGTGGGGGGCACGGGGGCGTCGTGCGTCTTCGGCCCGGGAGCCTTCGCGAAGGTCGGGATCTCCGTGTCGCTCCTCGGCGGCGACGACGTCGAGGTGACCACACGCGCCGTCGTCCCCACGAACGTCGAGCTGCTCGAGGTGGTCGCCGCGGCTCGTGACCTCCAGGCGCGCTCGGACCAGGAGACCCCGAGAGGGCGCGGGGAGCTCTGTTGCCTCGCGTTCGCCACGAGCCGGCATATCGTCGGAGACTCCCTCGTGGCCGCGCTCAAGAAGGGCGCATCCGCGCGGGCCCAGCTCGCGGGCGGGCTTCTCTCGCACGACGACGAGACCTCGGGGGGCCTCGTGTGGTCGGACGGGTGCGACACGAGCGAGACCGCGGTAGTGATCGCGGGGCTCTTCACCGAGCGCGCCGTGGGCATCTCGGCGCGACACGGGTGGAGCCCGATCGGACGGCCCCACAAGGTGACCCGAGCCGACGGCGCGCGCCTCGTCACCCTCGACGATCGACCCGCGATCGACGTGTGGCTGGAAGAGGCCCGAGCGCATGGGGCCAAGCTGCCCGAGTCGAACGTGGCCCTCTACCTCGCGTCCCGCTACGAGCTCGCGATCTTGGGCACCGAGGGGCACGGCAGGAGCGAGCCTATCGTGCGCGGTTCGAGGCACATCCACGACGACGGCTCGGTCGATCTCTTCGGGAGCGTGCCCGAGGGCGCCGACGTGCAGCTCGTCACGGCGACCGAAGAGAGCATGCTCGCCGCCTCGAGGCTGGCAGCCAAAAACGCCCTCCACGGCGTCGATGGGCGCGCCTCGGGGGCCATGGGCCTCGTCTGCACGGGCCGTACGTTGGTGCTTGGTGAGTCGTACGCGAAAGAGCCCCGCGGGCTCGCCGAGACGCTCGGGGTCCCCTTCGGAGGGACCGCGGTGAACGGCGAGATCGCGCTCGGCCACCGCGACGCCAACGGGTTCTACAACTCGTCGGCCGTGGTGGTCGCGTTCCCCGAGTGA